From a region of the Salinispira pacifica genome:
- a CDS encoding cobyrinate a,c-diamide synthase, with the protein MASPVEHESVPRRQNGVIIAGTHSGCGKTTVTMGIIAALGQAGLTVQPYKCGPDFIDPAFHRLAAGRACRNLDTRMLDDITVAEIYARTSRGSDIAVVEGVMGLFDGAGPDDERGGAAHLARLLGLPVILVVDARAMVRSAAALVAGFAAFDPAVHVDAVVLNRLGSVRHGEMVRRAVEDAAGVPVLLTLERRDDWFMAERHLGLVPWWQGEDSPDSPSQTRLEALGEYIGKSMNRDLLLDIAATAKPLRDLQAMRTAAQLRAGSNGLETDAATPAGEPGDDAPVPVIAVARDEAFTFYYEENLELLEAYGAQLAFFSPLHDQGLPPGCCALYIGGGYPELHAQRLSANVSMHRAILRAAEAGMPVYAECGGYMYLSRAIVDAQGTRHTMVGLFSGTARMGSRLRALGYADVRLTGDSAIGDAGMSARGHVFHWADITDEPDMSEDGPADSDQATGGPRFAHARERAVEFAVSYRAETRTRDMNLGRQRYNSTASWLHLHFASNPETAASFVRQARAYHRRVRGCCPLCGRPNRCGVESGSCWCFSRIFPDDLKARVPAGRCICEDCLNDYLRGEGGEV; encoded by the coding sequence ATGGCTAGTCCGGTGGAACATGAGAGCGTCCCACGCCGGCAGAACGGAGTAATTATCGCCGGAACCCACTCAGGTTGCGGAAAGACCACTGTTACCATGGGCATCATCGCAGCCCTTGGCCAGGCCGGCCTGACAGTCCAGCCATACAAATGTGGTCCGGATTTTATCGACCCGGCGTTTCATCGCTTGGCCGCAGGCCGTGCCTGCCGGAATCTCGATACCCGGATGCTCGATGATATCACCGTTGCTGAAATATACGCCCGCACGTCCCGGGGAAGTGATATCGCCGTGGTTGAAGGGGTGATGGGCCTGTTCGACGGAGCCGGTCCCGATGATGAACGGGGCGGGGCGGCCCACCTGGCCAGGCTCCTGGGACTGCCGGTGATCCTGGTAGTGGATGCCCGGGCCATGGTTCGCAGCGCCGCCGCCCTGGTTGCCGGTTTCGCGGCATTCGATCCGGCAGTGCATGTCGACGCCGTGGTGCTTAATCGCCTGGGATCAGTGCGCCACGGCGAAATGGTACGCCGGGCGGTGGAAGATGCCGCCGGCGTACCGGTGCTTTTGACCCTGGAACGCCGGGATGACTGGTTTATGGCAGAACGCCATCTGGGTCTGGTGCCCTGGTGGCAGGGCGAAGATAGCCCGGATTCCCCTAGTCAGACCCGGCTCGAAGCTCTGGGAGAGTACATCGGCAAATCCATGAACCGGGACCTGCTGCTGGATATCGCCGCGACGGCAAAACCGCTTCGCGATCTGCAGGCTATGAGAACTGCTGCCCAGCTGCGCGCCGGGAGCAACGGCCTCGAAACCGATGCCGCGACGCCCGCCGGAGAACCGGGAGATGATGCCCCGGTTCCTGTCATCGCCGTAGCCAGGGATGAGGCGTTTACCTTCTACTACGAGGAAAATCTGGAATTGCTGGAAGCATATGGTGCTCAGCTGGCGTTTTTCAGCCCCTTACATGATCAAGGGCTTCCGCCGGGGTGCTGCGCCTTGTACATCGGCGGGGGATACCCCGAATTGCATGCCCAGAGGCTATCTGCCAACGTTTCCATGCATCGGGCAATACTCCGAGCTGCCGAAGCTGGTATGCCGGTCTACGCCGAATGCGGTGGGTACATGTACCTTAGCCGGGCCATCGTCGATGCGCAGGGTACCCGGCATACCATGGTCGGCCTGTTCAGCGGAACTGCCAGGATGGGCTCCCGGTTACGGGCTCTGGGATACGCCGATGTTCGGCTAACCGGTGACTCGGCCATAGGCGATGCCGGGATGTCGGCTCGGGGCCATGTCTTTCACTGGGCCGATATTACCGACGAGCCGGATATGAGCGAAGACGGACCCGCGGATAGCGACCAAGCCACTGGAGGACCTCGATTTGCCCATGCCCGGGAGCGGGCGGTGGAATTCGCCGTCTCTTACCGGGCTGAGACCCGAACCCGCGATATGAACCTGGGCCGGCAGCGGTATAACAGCACAGCCAGCTGGCTTCACCTGCATTTCGCATCGAACCCGGAGACCGCGGCATCATTTGTAAGGCAGGCGCGGGCTTATCATCGGAGAGTACGCGGCTGTTGTCCGTTGT